From Erigeron canadensis isolate Cc75 chromosome 5, C_canadensis_v1, whole genome shotgun sequence:
TTGCTGcacatttatttttcttttatacatCTTTTTACGATCACACTACTCATGATGCATTCTttcagttttaattttttatgaacAATGATAAatgtatagaaatatataaaagtaaaaaaagtttaatggaTTTAGGAATTTAAGGTAGTGATAAATCCGTACACAAATTTTAACACGATTATATGCTTTAGACAATCgtactaaaaagaaaaatatgtaataagATTTTGGTtcatataaaacaagtattgtTGAAATAACAGTAATTTTACAAACTAATGTTGCAGATTAGAATTAGATAGACCAATTATATTTAGaagtagttttttttcttcattttctctTTTCCTTTCCTTGGTAACAAATGAGTTTGAAGGGAGTTTTGATTAGTTTGTCATCATAGCATTACTCAATAAGTACAAAACATATAACCAATCATTAGTGAAATTGGTGTACCATGAAATTGGCTAAGTTACAGAAGTCGATCCTAATTTTAATGGTGTGTCCAAGAGTGGGCTTGCATTTAGAGATCTAgaacaaaccaaccaaaatccCATAGATGACAAAATCAATATGAACCAAACGTTTTATTTGTATATCCAAAATCATTACAGAATACAGATACCGCTATCTATACCAAAACTAGAAGCCCGGAATTACAACTTGGAAATTGGAATTATACAGCTTATAGTATCCTATAATTACCGAGCTCACAACATTACAAGGTCACTTGGGccaaacaaaaaatatacaaaaatgaaaatatataataaagatcaCTACATTCCCACCCAATATACCATACaaacaataattaatataaatcgcATCTAGTAACAATAATACAATTTATGATGGGAGCATCAACAGAAGCAAACCATATCACCAAAAAAGCAAAAATCTTAGAACTTCATCCATATTTTCATCATCGTCCATTTTCTCccacttttgtttgttttccccatacatttttacatacaacctTTAACTTACCCAAAAAACAGCACCTACGATTTAATCAATTGGCATCGTCGCTAGACACAATCTACAACAAGAAACCCACCAAAAGAAGTCTTTTCCCTTCGATGATTAAGGTGCAAATAATTAGACCATTTGCATACTGCCTGATCCATTAGCTATAGCAAGAAGCTGGCTGTGACTTACCCAAAAGGATTAGAAGAGAAGGTGTTCGATGTACCAGTAGGAGCAGCATACACTCCACTCTGTTGTTGATTTGCATTCAAAGAACCAAAAGATGTCATGTCATATCCAAAACTTGCTACTTGTGGCCTGCAAACAAACACAGATTTCTTTTTCAAAGACAGTTGAATAAAGAAAGCTGTAGAATTCTTTCCATAATGAGAAACAAGAAAGAGATGAATGCAACGGGGAATTACCTGGGTTGAGTGGAGATGTTCTGCGGTACTTGTCCCATGAACGGAGCTGACACgataaaaaataatgtcatttcaaatgatgagagtaatttgtaatatataattttggcTTATGAAATGTGAGATGAAAATACATAAGCATTAGGAAAAAAAGGGGGGACGGTACCATTAGACATCGATGATCCATATGATGGCCCCTGGGTTGGCATTGCTAAAGGATGAGATGATTGGTGTGGCATCCATGTTGGTGCTGGAGTACCCAGGTTCGAGGTTTGATGCATGCCTGATGGCGGTGCCATATTTGGTAAAGCATTTTGTAACGGCACCAGTGAAGGGAACtacaacaaaaaagtataaacacCGTGTAAGAATAACAGATTAACAGCAGATCCCTTGCATGAAATTGTTGAAATAAGAGTTGTTTCAAAACTAGTTTTGATTCATTTTAGACGCAATATTCAATTTATCCTAGATGTCAATACTTATGGTCTTTGATTAATAGTTCACTAAATACTGTAACATGTGGTCAGAGGTCTGACTTCTTAGCCACATACTATTTTTTTGGACTAAACATTGCTTCTTGTCATTAGTTTCTTCTGCATTTAAATGTTAAGTATGTGTTTGGATTGTGTAAATTGATGAACTCGACCTTGATGGGACCAAAATGCATTGAATGTCAACGACTTCAAAGAATAATATATCAAGTTATTACCATGTATTATCATCGATTAACTGGGGTggtttagaaaaacaaatgttgAACAAATGAGACCTAAATTACAAATACCCTAGCAATATACCAACAGCTGATTGTCTTTATTTCTATTCTTCCACTAAGAACTCATTCAAAACGACATTCATatgaaataaaaatttattatgaatAATAACTTGTGGTACAAGATTATAAAGAAGCTATATGAGCCTTAGTACTTGCCAACACTCTAATATGAATCAGATTGAATAAACCAAAGTGGGAAACACATACTTTAGTATTATTTGCAGGAACTAAAGAATACGTTAATTAGTTACGAATGTCCCTTAAAGCAATAAAAACAACCAAGTTGATTTTAACTGATTTAAATCTTTCGCTGTACATATAATGTATGATGCAAACAACAACTACAACCAAACCTTTTATTAATGTATCGTACTAAAGCCCAAGctctataataaaataaaacatagagAAACAATTGTAACTCATACTTACTGTTGTAGCTTGAACTGTTGGTGAATCATTGATATCAAATGGATTTGACGACTGTGATGGCTGTACAAAAGGTGGCGGCATGTGTTGCTACAATAAAAGCCACAGCAAATTTAGTTGCAACACTAGATGAGTATGAACAAGATTTATAATCACAAGGGATGTTGTGGTGGTTAATTGCATCAGACCTGAACATTATACTGCATATTGTATCCCATGCCATATTGTGGAGCAGGGTACCAACTTGGGGCCTGAGCAGCGTAGGGTGAATAGCTGGAAGTAAATAAATCCTGCATATGCAAACACAACTcattaataataaagaaaaaaaaacattaatactAGAGGGGGTAaacttcaactatttttatcaataggttgatttgggttgtgtttAATCTCAAATGGGCCAAATCAAACGATTTAGCTACTATCAAAAGGTGTACAACTCATCCAAGTCTACTTTTAAAGCATAGAACCAACTAAATcgtcttataatttttattatcaaCTTCAAAGTTAAAAATAGCATTTTTGTTTTCATACTTATCGTACCACGAATGAAAACTTACAAAAACGGACACAAAAATATTATATGGGTCAACTGACATATCCCAACAATCGCTTCAACCCAAGCCCACTACGCAAGCTATCTGGCCCACCCAAGTACCCAACCTACTCATCAAATACAGCAGAAATACAAACACATTTACCGCTGGTAGTTCTTGTTTAGCAGCAGGTTTAGCATCGATGCCGGATGCAACTTGAGAATCTGCTTTTGGTGCACTAGAAGGTACATTGGTATCTCCACCCCATGGCTACATAACATTGCAAATTGGTAGGAAACAGTAAAACCGTTATACAAAGAGCTTGAGTTGGCAATAACGACCCACTTGCTTCTAACTAAGGTGGATCACGGCCATTTTGAAGCATACAACCTCCTATACCATGTTAATTCAGATTGATTTGTAACAATATTGTATTTATAACCATTATTAGGATTCACTTTAATGATTGACTAATATCTTCTTCCAAAATGGATAAGTGTTGGTGTGTCAACCAGATCCAAACCCAACCCTTCTGGAACCCAACCGAAGAATGACACAGAACCAAACCTACCCATCTTATCACCTCTACGAAGAAATGTCTACCGAAGAAAGACACTCAAAAAGCCAAACCTGATTCACTGATGAAGTAGGAGGTTGGCCACCACTAGCAGGGGGGAGATTTTGCTGAGGATGCACATTTTGCCATTGGCTTCCACTAGCAAAGCTGCCAAAGGCATCAAATGACGTTGGTGCCGATGTTGGTGCTGGTGTTGGTGTAACAGCAGGAGCCATTGAGCCAAAGGGTGACACTTGTACACCTGAACTTACTGGGTTGTTGGCAGATGCAGGAACTGATAAATCAGAAAGCATGTCAAGCAAGTTAGCACTTGAAGGAGCTTGAGAAGCTTTTATTACTGGTGATGCATCAAAGCTTGCCCAGTTATCATTTGCTGATATTGATGGTTGTGCCACAAACGTAGCAGGAATAGGAGCAGGAACaggagcagcagcagcagcaggagcAGTATGTTGTGTTTGTGGCACAGGAGCAGTTGAAGAAGGTTCAGGATCAGCATCAAAATCAATTAATGAACTTTCTCTTCTAAGTTCAGTTGGATTCCCATTAGAAGATGCTAAACTACTTGAAGAAGCAGTTCTCTGCGCCAGAAATGATTTCAGATTATGCTTAAAATTATGTGGGGGGGATTTAAAGACAAAGAAACAACCACAAACTTGTAAAAAACCATAACAGtcaaatatatagttatagatGATACAAGGGGATTTGACTTTCAAAAAAATAGATGATACAATAGGTGCACTCGCATTTAAGGAACTTCCATATGGCAACAACAGCTTGTAAACTTGCTAAACAAATCAGAAGCATTTAATACTCACAAGAAGGCAAATTTTTTAGATAAGTTAGGACAAGGGTGTTTCGAATCAACCCACTAACCTGATCCGTTTCAGATCATGCCAAGTAATCTAAAGTGATTTGTAGTGCATAAAACCTTTCAAACCATTATCAAAAGATCATAcattgtataaatatatttaacatattatttactaattttttaatgattttggaCAAAGGTGTTCCAGGTCAATCCACTAGGCTGATCCATTTCAGACCCTAGCTAGAATTACGCATTTCGACTTTAAACTGGTTTGACCCATTAACCATACAACACGTCATTTTGCCACCTTTAAACTAAATGCATAACCCTGAATGTTTTAAATGCATTACAAACCAGGTCACGAATCAACAAAGGTATTCACCAAAAGAAAGCATTACATAACTTATTGTAAGCCTGATTAATAATCCTCACCTGTGTTTTAAAGGAACCATCTGCTGGCCTTGAGCCGTTGGCTTTTGGAGGTTCTATAACCCGAAGAGGAGAAACACTATCTCCCAGTATATCCCTAACGGGTCTAACTACTGGTGGGCTAGAGATATCTGGATCTCTTCGGTTATCAGGAGACCTACCTTCAACCTTGGAACCAACATCAGAAATTTTCCCATCATCAGATCTCCTTCCATTCGCAAATCTATCTTCTCGTCGCCAATCATTAACAATATCCACACGGGCAGGACTTTTCTTGAAATCTTGATCATAGCCCGGACTACGTCTTTCATCGTAGCTATTTCTCGAACTTCCATCACTTCTTCCACCAGGACTAGGTCTGTCGCTATAACGACGTTCATTTTCATAGGGTGGGCTTCTGGAACCGCCAAAATATGTATCTTCGGTTTCCCCCTGTTCAATATACAAATGCATCTAGAATCAGGGAATGGAACAATAAACATAATagtttaaaactatttttactATAGAAAAGCTCAAGTAAATCTCTTTGTAAGatatcatcaataaaattaGACATGACAGTTTCAAATGAATTGACTTGGGTCATGATTATCTTTAGCAAGTAGAAGTATAAAATTAGCTTTAGAAAAAAATGGGCCAAACATATACGAAGTCACCCAAGAGTGCTTAGAGCATAAAAGCTCCACAATCATTCGATCACACTATTAGATTATTTGTAATcatatctaaaataactatatctataaaaaaaaaaattttaaaaaatgattttaatttgATCATAAGTGTTTTATGTCAACCTAATACAACCCATTTTAACCTTCTACCCAACCTGGCTAGCAGGTCCAAACTACTATAATATACATGCCTATTTAGATTCTACTCTATAACTTCAGTGCATGTATTAAATAGATTGTTGTTGTGTGGAAGGTTATGTAGGCATACCGATTTCGCTCTTGGAGGCTTGTCAAAACTTCTCTCACCAGAGTATCTTCTATCCACATAAACATGCTTGATGAAGTCCCGAAGTCTCTCAACATTACTGGAAGCAggaaaaatatcaaaatgaaAGTTTCTGTTATAAAGTAAAACACTCCATTACATTCATAATGACAGACCTGCTGTCAGGGAAGGACTGGCGTTGTGCATCCCattctttaaaataaatttcCTTAGCACTCTATTATTACAACACAAAAAGAGGTCAAACCAAGTTTATGTAGTTTGTATATGATGGTAGGTAAGTAAATAAAATAGCTATAAGAGTATTCACGTAACAGTATTACCGCATTTCCTCCTCCTTGAAGTGCACTAACTTCTTGCGTAGTAAACTTGGCCATAGATACAGATTTTACCCTATGAGTGAACTCGCGACTGTAGAAAATTGAAATAGATGGTTTAATACATTAAACTGAACAAGCCTCGGACGTCTCAACTAACACGCCCAGGCAATTAGTTCATCTAAAGGTAgcaaaatgggttgggtttgggtaCCAAGTCAAAACTTTTAGTGTGTCAAATACGACtagaaaaattatattatttcaagATAAATCTATTTGAACAATCTGATTTAAAAGGTTCAAGCATACAAATACACTTTGAGCGACTTTCTACACAATTCAGCCGCCTTCTTTAAGCTATTCTCCCTATTTGATCCATTAGAAATATAACATAACCCGGATGAACCCACTCAAAATTCTACCTTTATTATTATCACccaaacaaaaatacaaatgcAATCCGTATTCACCACAAAAAGTTGGTACTTACTGAATGCCACTGCAAGTTGTGCAAACAAATGTCCAGAAGTTTGTGCATACATACTGAGGTCCCTGTTAAACAAATGACAGCAGACGTACTAACAGGATCAAAATCAAGGTTTCTGATTATACTTCAGTTAACTTTAATGgtaaaaaaacaaagaatagCTAAACATCAAAGAGTGTATGGTTGCCTTGGTTGAACTGAAGAAGTTACTAGCAacaaaaaatgtcaaaatttaTGGACTTATGGTTACGTTTATATCACCTGTAACACtgcaaaaattgataaaatcatCGGGGTTTAACCAACAGGTGGTGAAATTAACACCAAACATTTTACTTCATGCACTAAAATGTATGCTCTAAAGTGTTGTATAGTCTGCTTTTTAACTTGTGCATTTTGGTGTCAAGAGCAAACTATTTGGTTTAAATATAACCTTTGACCTTCCGTAACCTATAACTAAGTAAGGGATAAGTACAAAGAAGAGTAATGGCTAGATAATTACTGCTGCCTGGGGTTGGTACACAATTATTCATTATCTCATGTCCAGACATTGAAGCAAATTCACATTTTCGTTGTTCAATATTAATTGTTAAAAGATAAGACCAGATACGTGTTACTGAGGCACCATGTAACTAATTGACATACATTATGATTGCATATGAACCACTAGTCACTACTAGCAGACAGCAAATTCTCTTTAAATTGTTACTAGTCATCAAGTTGGAGTGATTAGCACCATAACATACGTAAAATTGAGCATCACGAAGAAGTACGGGAGAAGTGATATCATTTTCTATGGCATATAAGGTGTCATGTCCATGAAAATTTGTGAAGAGTTATTCTCTACATTAAAAGTTATCAACTTTACATAAACGACTTTCAAATTTTGGAATCTTCAAACTGACTTGTTTCGGAAGAAAAATGATGATGCAAGATATACTGTGAGGATCTATTGTAGCGATAGATGTAACAAAGACCAATTCCGGGCTACCAGTGTACAAATGCATATCGATATTTCTAGCAGTTCTGAAGActgaaatataataataaaattaactaagGAATATGCCGCGGGGTCAAAGATAAAAATACACATATCGATATGTCTAGCAGTTctgaaatataataataacattaactAAGGAATATGTCGTGGGGTCAAAGATAAAAATACAAGAGAGTGCAATGACTAACAAAGATCGGGTTCATATGGTCTAAGGCTTGCTTCGATCAACCAAATTAAATGAATTCTACCTAATACAAACTTACGAATTACATCTTTCATTTTTGAATGTCGTACACCAAGATAAAGTTCAGAGTTGTAGAATAACAATTATACACCTTTACATGCCAATTTATTTATACCCCTGACATAGATATCCCTTTTTGTgtaatatatgaaataaaacataatttctAATTTCAGAATTGAGAAAATATCCATATAATCCAGCAAACTATAATTACTTTACATGGAATCTAAAAACAAGATGCCATAGCAACATAATGCCATGTTCAAGAAATAGAAACTTCATCTCAAACTTCAATTAAGTTTTGGAAAGCTCAGCCTTGTCCATGTACCCCTTGAATGCAATTGATATGGAATGTTATCATTTTCGGTTCGCAACTAATCCAACTTCCTTGCTTGGGTACCACTGATAATGATGAACCGCGTAACATTAAGAAACATTTACTGTCAACGCCTATAAGATGCGTATAATCACCAAATGTTCTAACAATCACCGAATTGTTACCTAGTATAGTATAATCTATAACATTGTCAAATCCTAAGAAAATGACCAGCATCTTCCATATCCTTCTATAAACGGCAGAACgaagaaaacaaataaactcCCAAAATCCGATTCCACATTTCAAAAACAAGATGCCTTCTATAGAAAGAATCCTAACTAGTACAAGAGCCGTACACATAATACAATATCGCTCACGTATACATTATCCTCAACTTCACTTCCACTAAAAGATATATTTCTAATAATAACATACAAACACTAAATCAAACTATTATAACCTTACCACAAACTTCATAAAAAGATTAACAAAAggaaataaagtaaaataaacattaaaattactGCAGTAAAAAGAATTGGCTAAAAAATTTTACCAGACTATTGCAGTTAATACACCGCCGATTCTCGGCGAGTTTCATTAGATTCCTTATATTCTTTTCATTTCTCTGTTCTTCCTTCAACCTGCTCCCCATTTCTTCAATCAAAACCCTAACTGTATCCAcaacatatacacacacatatatatacatatattagtgtgtgtgtatatatatatacatcaatcaATTGTTAAATTCAATATCAACAGTAAAACATCAAAATTAAGTTGATACAAATCAGTAACGCATCAATCAACATACAGATTTCTTCATAAATAACAGATCTACAGACACTAGATACATATACTGTGATAGATACATGGaattaatcaatatatttacatatacagatatagatatataattgtaaAGTATTAAAGTGTACGGAATCTATACAAAAACTGACCTTACAAAACGGATGATTTGATTTTGAG
This genomic window contains:
- the LOC122599279 gene encoding probable ADP-ribosylation factor GTPase-activating protein AGD14 translates to MGSRLKEEQRNEKNIRNLMKLAENRRCINCNSLGPQYVCTNFWTFVCTTCSGIHREFTHRVKSVSMAKFTTQEVSALQGGGNASAKEIYFKEWDAQRQSFPDSSNVERLRDFIKHVYVDRRYSGERSFDKPPRAKSGETEDTYFGGSRSPPYENERRYSDRPSPGGRSDGSSRNSYDERRSPGYDQDFKKSPARVDIVNDWRREDRFANGRRSDDGKISDVGSKVEGRSPDNRRDPDISSPPVVRPVRDILGDSVSPLRVIEPPKANGSRPADGSFKTQRTASSSSLASSNGNPTELRRESSLIDFDADPEPSSTAPVPQTQHTAPAAAAAPVPAPIPATFVAQPSISANDNWASFDASPVIKASQAPSSANLLDMLSDLSVPASANNPVSSGVQVSPFGSMAPAVTPTPAPTSAPTSFDAFGSFASGSQWQNVHPQQNLPPASGGQPPTSSVNQPWGGDTNVPSSAPKADSQVASGIDAKPAAKQELPADLFTSSYSPYAAQAPSWYPAPQYGMGYNMQYNVQQHMPPPFVQPSQSSNPFDINDSPTVQATTFPSLVPLQNALPNMAPPSGMHQTSNLGTPAPTWMPHQSSHPLAMPTQGPSYGSSMSNAPFMGQVPQNISTQPRPQVASFGYDMTSFGSLNANQQQSGVYAAPTGTSNTFSSNPFG